One Paralysiella testudinis genomic window, CGGTATTCAGGGCTTGGTTAATATCGGCCCAAATGTCTTCGATGTCTTCGATGCCGGTGGAAAAGCGCAGCAGGCCTTCGCGGATGCCCAATTGCGCTTTTAAGGCGCGGCTCATGCCGCTGTGCGACTGGCTGGCGCTGTGGTTGACCAGGCTTTCCACGCCGCCCAAGCTGGAGGCCATTTGCACCAATTGCAGATTTTTAATCACGCTGTTGGCCGCGGCGCGGCTGTCTTGGCGCAAATACACCGACACCACGCCGCCAAAGCCGCGCATTTGCCGCTGTGCCAGCGCGTGGTGTTCGTGTTCGGGCAAGCCGGGGTAAAACACTTTTTCAATCGCCGGATGCGCTTGCAGGCGCTGCGCCAGAATGGCGGCGTTATACTGATGGCGGTCCATGCGCACGGCCAGGGTTTTGATGCCGCGCAACACCAAGGCGCAATCCATCGGCCCGGCTACGGCGCCGGTGTTCATCAACATGGTGCGCAAGGGTGCGGCCACGGCTTCGTCTTTCACTGCGGCCACGCCCATCAGCACATCGGAATGGCCGCACAGGTATTTGGTGGCCGAATGAAACACAATATCACAGCCCAAATCGAGCGGATTTTGCAGGTACGGGGTGGCAAAGGTGTTGTCCAGCCCCACCAATACGCCGTGTGCTTTGGCTTTTTGGGTGAGCGCGGCAATGTCTACCAGCCGCAGCAACGGGTTGCTCGGCGTTTCCAGCCACAGCATTTTCACCGGCTGCGCCGCCAAAACGGCATCGAGGTTTTCAGGCAGCGTTAAATCGGCAAAAATCACCTTAATGCCCCATTGCGCATACACTTCGGTGAGCAAATCATAAGCACCGCCGTAAATATCGGCCACCGCCACAATGGTGTCGCCCGGGCGCAGAAAGGTGCGCCAAATGGTGTCAATCCCCGCCATGCCGCTGGCAAACGCAAAACCGGCCACGCCGTGTTCCAGCGCGGCTATGGTGTCTTCCAGCGTTTTGCGGGTGGGGTTGGCCACGCGCGAATAGCGGTAGGGAATGTCTTCGCCGATTTCATGCATACAAAACATGCTGTTTTGGTAGATGGGCGGCATAATGGCGCGGTTGTGCTGGTTGTGGTCGTAGCTGGTGTGGATGGCTTCGGTGGCGAATTTCATGGCACGCTCTCTTGTGCAAGTGGGCATAGTGCGCAATTCTAGCATGTGCCGCCGTTTTTCAGGCAGCCGCTGTTATCAAGCAAAGCCCATCGGCTGCATAGCCACAATCAATTCCGACTAATTTGCTCGGGCTTTTGCCATACCGTATAATTGCGCCCTTGCCGCCGGCGTTTCACTTGAATTTATTGCAGCGGCACCTATTTTATACACCCTGCCTGCCGGATGGCCTGCCAGGCTTAATTGAATTACCCAAGGAACCGCACCGCATGAATGCCATTGCCGACGTGCAAAGCAGCCCCGACCAGCGCAATATGCCCATCAACCAAGTAGGCATTAAAGACTTGCGTTTTCCCGTTGCCATCCAGTCTGACGACGGCACCCAGCACACCGTGGCGCGGCTCACCATGACGGTTTATCTGCCGCCGGAGCAAAAAGGCACCCATATGTCGCGCTTTGTGGCGCTGATGGAGCAGCAAACCGAGCCACTCAGCTTTACCCGCTTGCGCGCGCTTACCGAAGAAATGGTGGCGCTGCTGGAATCGCATTCCGGCAAAATCAGCGTAAAATTCCCCTACTTCCGCCTCAAAACCGCGCCCATTTCCGGCATCCGCAGCACGCTGGACTACGATGTGGAATTGAGCGGCGAAATCAAACAAGGCTGCTATTGCCACCGCTTGCAAGTGCTGGTGCCGGTAACCAGCCTCTGCCCGTGCAGCAAGGAAATTTCCCAATACGGCGCCCACAACCAGCGCTCGCACGTTACCGTGTCGTTAAGCTGCAACAGCGAAGTAAGTATTGAAGAAGTGATTGATTTGGTGGAAGCGCAGGCTTCGTGCCAGCTCTACGGCCTACTCAAGCGCCCGGACGAAAAATACGTTACCGAGCGCGCCTACGACAACCCCAAATTTGTGGAAGACATGGTGCGCGACATCGCCACCGCTTTACAAGCCGACCCGCGCGTGGGCGCGTTTCGGGTGGAAAGTGAAAATTTCGAATCCATCCACAACCATTCGGCTTGGGCGGTGATTGAGCAGCCTTAAATCGTCTGTGTTTCTGTCCATTCAAACGCCTGCCGTGCACTGTTGCATGGCAGGCGTTTGGTTTAGCGAGGTGCCAAGGCTTGCAGACAGCTTTGGTACCTAAAAGCCTGCTCACCATCTTGTTGATGCTGCTTTCAGCACATAAACAAACGTATGCGGCGTTAACCATGCATAGCCAAAGCGGGCCTTGGCTGTGCTTTTTGCCTTGCCCGTGCCGCTTTCTGCACTAAAAATCCGCTACAAAAAATCGTCAACAGGCTCTAGGGCCTGTTCACATTTCATCGCGTGGCCCTATTTTGGCTTAAAAGCCCGCCTTCTGCGTTGAAAATGCGCGCAAGGTGTTCAACTTTGCTGTGCTTTTCGCCTTGAACGCAGACTTTTCTACTCAAAATCTGCTGCACGGCTAAAATGTGAACAGACCCTAAAAAGACTTTTACACAATCCTACATCGGCACTAAGTTTGGCCTAAGTTTGCAGGTTTATTCTGCACCCAACAAAACCACTGCGGTTTTGCTTTAACCCCCAACCGATTTAATACCGTTTTAGGAGACTGACCATGAAAAAATTGACCGCCGCACTACTGGCTGCTGCTTTGGGCATGACTTCCGTTGCTTCTTTTGCCGCCGGCACCAGCACCACACCGGCACCCGCCGCCAAACCGGCTGCTACCGCCCCGGCCGCCAGCAAAGCCAAACCAGCTGCCAAAGCCGAAGTCAAAAAAGACACTGCCAAAGCCAAAAAAGAAGTGAAAAAAGCAACTAAAAAAGCCGAAGCCAAAAAATAATCCGCTTATCCGGCCCAACAAACAGCCGCCCGCATGCATTGCGGGCGGCTGTTTGTTGGTGTTGATGCAAACCCCTTTATTTCAAGCCGCCGTAGGTCAACGCCACCCGCATCTTACCACCCGCTCCTATCCCAATCCCTCAACCCTCTTCAGGCAGCCCCAGCCGGTATTGGCGCGGTGTTTGCCGGTATTGCTGCTTAAACACCCGCGCAAAATGCGTTTCCGACTGAAAACCGGCGGCCAAGGCAATATGCACAATGCTGTCGCTGCGTTGGCGCAAATACACCGCCGCTTGGCGCAAACGGGTTTGCATCACAAATTGGTGCGGGCTTTGCCCCAAGGCTGCCTGAAACACGCGCATAAATTGTGCGCGCGACAAATGCACCTGCGCGGCCATATTGTCTACCGTCCACACCTGCGCCGGTTCGGCCATCACCGCCGCCAGCAAAGGGCGCAAGCGTGCGTCTTGCCGTGCCCTCAACACGCCCGGTGGCGGATTTTGCCACTGCGGCTGCTGCCAGCAATGGCGAATCAACCACGCCAGCAAGGTGAGCGACAAACCGTTAATCACACTGGCCGCGCCTTCGCTGTGTTCATCGGCCAACGCCGCCTCCATCTGCAATAAATCCACCCACGCCCGCAGCTGCGGCAATTGCTGCCACGGCACCACCACCAAAGGCGGCCAGCCTTCCAGCAAACCGCTGTGCGGCTGGTAGTCGAAATGGCCGCACAACATGCCCATGTCTTCACGCCCCTCGGCATTGCTGCCCAGCGTCCACGCGCCTTTTCGGCACATTTGCAGCGGCGCGGCTTCGCCTTGGCCGTTAAAGTCGCAAATACTGTGCGCCATCCCTTGCGGTAAAAACACCAAATCACCGGCATACAGGCGCTGCGGCGCGGCATCGGCACGCGCCAATACGCCGGTGCCAGACAACACAATATGCACATAAGCCCGCCCGGGCGCGGCCGGATTATGCAAATGCCAACGCCCGCGCACCAAGCATTGCATATTGATGGCCGCCGACACCTGCGCGTATTCCAATAGTTTGTCTAAAATCATAAAACCCGCCCAAAATGCGCTTTTAGTGAAAAGAAATGAGCTTATCAGATAATTATTACCCAGAAAAGCGGCGCAGAATACACCCCATCAACACAAGGAGTGTCATCATGTTTTTAGACTGGAAACAACACGCGCTGATGGTGAAAAAAGCCTTTGGCAAACTGGGCGGCCAACACCCCAAAATGCTGCAAGCCTATCAGGCTTTGGGACAAGCAGCCGAAGCCGAAGCGCTCGACGCCAAAACCCGCGAGCTGATTTCGCTGGCCGTGGCGGTAACCACCCGCTGCGAAAGCTGCATCAGCGTGCATGCCGAAGCGGCGGTTAAAGCCGGCGCCACCAACAGCGAAGTGGCCGGTGCCTTGGCCACCGCCATTGCCTTAAATGCCGGAGCCGCCTACACCTATTCACTGCGGGCAATGGAAGCAGTAGAAGCCCAGCGCAGTTAAGCCCAGGCAGGCCGTGCGAGGAAACACGGCCTGCACTTTATTCAATTCAAAAATAATAAACCAAGCAAACACCACATTAAGCCGGAAAGAAATGCTTTTTCAACTGCGGACATACAGAAAGGATCTGCAATGCACTTCTATCGCGACTTAATCAACAAAATCGCCAACTCCGAACAACTGGGGGTACACCTGTGCCGCATCGCCATTGCGGTGGTGTTTTTATGGATAGGCTGGCTCAAGTTTATCCCCTACGAAGCCGACAGCATCGTGCCGTTTGTGGCCAACAGCCCGTTTATGTCGTGGCTGTATAACGACCCGGCCAATTATCTGCAATACATGAACCACGAAGGCGCCCTCATGCCCGCGCACCGCTTATGGCACGAAGCCAACAACACCTACGGCTATTCCAACGGCTTAGGCGTAGTGGAAATTGCCTTTGCTTTATTGCTGCTGTCGCACTATATTTCGCCCAAGGCCGGGTTTGTGGGCGCACTGCTGTGCTTTTTAACCCCGTTTGTCACCTACACCTTTTTAATCTTCACCCCCGAAACCTGGGTGCACGGCGCCGATGCCCACACCGGCTTTCCCTACCTTTCCGGCGCCGGGCGGCTGGTATTGAAAGACATCATGATGCTGGCCTGCGGCTTTGTGGCCATGGTGGATTCGGCCAAAGTGATTCGCAAACAGGGATTGCGTAGCCCTAAAGCGGCTTAATATTTAAGCCATCAACCTTTCAGGCAGCCTTGGTCTACCCATCCAAGGCTACCTGAAATCTTTTCATCACCAGCCCCAGGAGACAATATGAATTTAACCCACCTGCGCCGCAGCTTGGCCATCGCCGGCTTAGCCGCCCTGCCCTTCACCTTTGCCCATGCCGAAAGCGCCCAACCCGCCATGATTACCCTTGCCAGCAGCCAAAATGTCGACACCACCGTGGCCAACTTAAGCCAAGCCTTTACTGCCCGCGGCATGACCATCTTCACCGTAATCGACCACCAAGCCGCCGCCCGCGCCGCCGGCCTAGATATGCAGGTCGCCAAAGTGATTGTGTACGGCACCCCCAAAGCCGGTACCCTGCTGATGCAAAAAGACCCCCACTTCGCCCTGAAGCTGCCGCTGAAAGTATTGGTTACCGAAAACCAGCAAGGGCAAACCGAAGTGGTGTTTGAAAGCACCCGCCAGCTACTGCAAAACAGCAACATCACACCAGCCGAAGTACAAAACACCTTGGCTCAGGCAGAAAAGCTGATTGCCAACACAGTAAACGCAGCCAACCAGCCGGCCAATTGATATTGCGCCCTACACTATTGAATTGAGGCTGCCTGAAACTCTTTATTCAGGCAGCATTTTCTTTTCCGGCGTAAATACCATAATCAACTGTAGGCCGGGCAGTGATGCCCGACACATGACCGTTGTATAGTGAAATGCATAACAAAGTGCTACGGCGTTGCTGCGCCTTAGCGCGATGCGAACGATTTTGTAAGGCGCTAAAGCGCCAACAAAAATCTGTTCCGTACGTGTGTACTGTCTGCGGCTTCGCGGCTTGTATCACTTTATTCTTCATTTCACTCTATATGAGCCGATTTTCATTTCAATAGATTTGAAAATGGCTTGTTTTTTATGCATACCATCATTAGGCTGCCTGAAACCCAAAACAGGCCGGATTGCAATTCCAATCCGGCCTGTTTGATTAAACACCTCAAGTTTCAACAGCAGCGCGAGCCTTTGCCTGCGCAGCGGCGTTTATGGCAGTAATCCAGAAATTGGCGCTGGGTCATCACCGGCGCATGCGGATTATGGCGGCGCTGTTGTGCCACATAGTTATCATAATCGGGGATGCCCACCATCAGGCTGCCGGTTTGGCGCAGCAGCCCCAGATAATGGCGGATACGCGGCCATAATTTAGCCATGGGCGCCCCCTTTGCTGATTACCGGCGCCACTTCATCACGGTAAACGGGCGGGGTTTCACGTGCGGTGGCAAAGCCGGTTTTGCGCGCTTTGAGCGCCACTTTCAGGCCGAACACCGCCACGGTGACCACCACCACCAAAAACAGCCCGGCTAGGGTAGCGTTGATGTGGTCATTAAACACAATTTGCTGCATTTGGGCGATGTTTTTGGCCGGTGCCAGCACTTCGTTATTGGCAATGGCGGCCTGGTATTTGTTGGCGTGCGCCAAAAAGCCGATGGCCGGTTTGCTGTGGAAGATTTTTTGCAGCCCGGCGGTAACGGTCACCAGCAGCAAGCCTAAGGCCGGTACCAGCGCCACCCACACATAGCGATCGCGCTTCATTTTCACCAACACCACCGCTACGGTAATCAGCGCCACGCCCGCCAGCATCTGGTTGCCGATGCCAAACAGCGGCCACAGCGAATTGATGCCGCCCAAGGGATCGGTAACACCCACGTAAAGGAAATAGCCCCACAGCGCCACCGCCAAAAAGGTGCCGATTAAATTGGCGGGCAGCGATTCGGTATTGGCAAAGGGTTTGATAAAAATGCCCACCAAATCCTGAATCATAAAGCGGCACACACGCGTGCCCGCGTCCACGGCGGTGAGGATAAACAGCGCTTCAAACAACAGGGCAAAGTGATACCAAAAGGCCATCATGGTTTTGCCGCCGATAAACTGGTGCATGATGTGCGCCATGCCCACCGCCAGCGTGGGCGCACCGCCCGCGCGCGACAGAATGGTGTTTTCGCCCACATCCACCGCCATCTGATTAATCGCATCCGGGCTAACCGCAAAGCCCATTTGCGTAATCACCTGGGCGGCGTGGTTCACATCGGTGCTCAACAGCGCCGCCGGGCTGTTCATGGCAAAATAAATGCCCGGATCCAGCGTGGCGGCGGCGGCCAGCGCCATAATCGCTACAAAGCTTTCCATCAGCATGCCGCCGTAGCCGATCATGCGCACATCGGTTTCGTTGGCAATCATTTTCGGGGTGGTGCCCGAAGAAATCAGCGCATGGAAGCCGGAAACGGCACCGCAGGCAATGGTGATAAACAGAAACGGAAACAGATTGCCGGAAAACACCGGCCCTGTGCCGTCCACAAACTTGGTTACCGCCGGCATTTGCAGCGCCGGACCCACCACCAAAATACCCACCGCCAGCGCCACAATGGTGCCGATTTTCAAAAAGGTAGACAAATAATCGCGCGGGGTGAGCAACAGCCACACCGGCAGCACTGCGGCTATAAAGCCGTAAATAATCAGCGCCCAGGTGAGCTGTACGCCGGTAAGGGTAAACATCGGCGCCCAAGCGCTTTGCGCCACCATGCCGCCGAAATGAATCGCCGCCATCAGCAACACAAAGCCCACCACCGAAATTTCACCGATTTTGCCGGGGCGGATATAGCGGCTGTAGATGCCCATAAACAGCGCAATCGGAATGGTCATGGCAATGGTAAACGTGCCCCAGGGGCTGTTGGTGAGCGCTTTCACCACAATCAGCGCCAGCACCGCCAGAATAATCACCATAATCATCAAAATACCGATGGAAGCGATGATGCCGGGCACGGTGCCCATCTCTTGCTTGATGATGTCGCCCAGCGATTTGCCGTCGCGGCGCATGGAGATAAACAGCACCAGCATGTCTTGCACCGCACCGGCAAACACCACGCCGAAAATAATCCACAAAGTGCCGGGCAAATAGCCCATTTGCGCCGCCAGCACCGGCCCCACTAAAGGGCCGGCTCCGGCAATGGCGGCAAAATGATGGCCGAACAGCACACCCTTGTGTGTGGGCACATAGTCTAAGCCGTCGTTGTGGCGCTCGGCCGGGGTCATGCGCCGCGCCTCTAGCTGCATCACGTTTTTGGCAATATAGAGGCTGTAAAAACGGTAGGCGATGGCATACACCGATACCGCAGCGGTAATCATCCATACCGCATTCACCGTTTCACCACGGTTCAGCGCCAGCGTGGTAAACGCCGCCACGCCGGTAAGCACCACCAGCGCCCACAGCAGCCAAGTTTTGATTTGTTGCATGATTGGTTTACTCCGCAAAAGTCAGAGAATATAAATTTCAGGCAGCCTTACACAACATTACCTTTGTTAAAACTGCTAAAAGGGATTTATAAGAACATTACACCGCAACGTCAATCCCGCCCGCAGGGCAAAAAAGCCAAGACCATCAATCTTATAATAAAAAACTTGGGTAAATTTCAAACCCCTGTTTTCACAGCAATTTTGTGCAATGCAACATCAAAATAAGCCTAATTTAACCCATCGGCAGCCATGTTTTGCCAATGGCGGCCAACAGCCGCCAACACACCACAATATACCGCCAGCCTCGTGTCGCAATGGTACAATCGCCCCCAATATTCCTTTGAAAGCCACCCATGAACCCACCCGCCCTCACCTGGCAACAAATCCACGCCATCGCCTTTGATTTAGATGGCACTTTGGTTGATTCCATCGCCGATTTGGCCGCCGCCGCCAACGCCATGCGCACCGAGCTGGGCTTGCCGCCGCTGCCGCAAGACACCGTGGCCGGCTATGTGGGCGACGGCGTGGCCACTTTGGTACACCGCTCCCTCACCGACACGCCCAGCAGCCAAGCCGATGATGCACTGTGGCAGCAAGGCTTTGTGGCGTTTGTACGCTACTACCGCGACCATCTGGCCGTACACACCCGCGCCTATCCGCAAGTGGAAACTGCGCTGAAGCTGTTTAAAAAACACAATCTGCCGCTGGCCGTGGTCACCAATAAAAACGAAGTGCTGGCCGTGGCGCTGTTGCAGCAACTGAGTTTGCTCGATTATTTCAGTTTGGTTATCGGCGGCGACACGCTGCCTGAAAAAAAACCGTCGCCCCAGCCCTTGCTGCATTGCGCCGAAGTGTTGGGCGTGGCGGCGGAAAACCTATTGATGGTGGGCGATTCGGCCAACGACATCCTCGCCGCCCACGCCGCCGGCTGCCCCAGTGTGGGTGTTAACTGGGGCTATGCCGATATGGACGCGCTGTGGCAAAACCCGGCCACCCGCCCCAACTTGGTGATTGGCAGCCTGCCGGAAATCTACGACCGCCTCTACCCCAAAGACCCGGTGCACTAATATGAAACCCCAGCCCGACTTGCGCCAGCGTGCATTGGCCATTCTGGCACGGCGCGAAATCAGCCGCGCCGAGCTGGCGCAAAAATTACAGCAACTCAGCGACAACCACGCCGAAATCAACGCCCTGCTGGATGAGCTGGCCGAGCGCCATTGGCAGTCCGACACCCGCTATGCCGAAGCCTACATCAACAGCAAAGCCCGCAGCCACGGCAACCTGCGCCTGCAACAGGCCTTGGCCGCCAAAGGCGTGGACGCCGACACCATCCGCCAACACCTGCCCGATGCCGACACCCAACAGCAAGCGGCCATCGCCGTATTGCACAAAAAATTCAGCCACACCCCCGCCGATATGGCCGAAAAACACAAACAAATGCGTTTTCTGGCTTATCGCGGCTTTGATATGCACACCATTCAGGCAGCCTTGAAGCAGGCTTGGGCAGAAGAAGACGAATAAACGGCATTGTTTTCATCAACACCCGCAAACGAAACATTGCGGGCGGGCATTAAGCCCGCCCCTATAAATGATTCCATCAATGTGCTATCACATCCGTCGCACCTGCGCAGGCAGGTGCCCAGCTCAAAGCAGCGCTTTGACTCTACAAAGCCCTGTACTCTGTTCCTACAACTGAAGCCGTGCTTCAGACTAGACACCTGCCTGCGCAGGTGCGACACATCTTTTAAGGCTACCTGAAACGTAAAACCGTCATTGCCGAACTTGATTCGGCAATCCATTGGCACACAAAGCAAAACGAAGTGATACCAATTCTATAAAATAACCTAACTGCGTTGGCTCGCCTTGCCGTACTACTTGTACTGTCTTCAGCTCGCCGCCTTGTTATCTTATTTTATAGAATTGGTATGAGTTATTTTAAAAAGTGCTGTGGTTTTTATGCGTTTCCTTATCGTTTTACTTTGCGCTTCATGGCCGCGCGGCCACTTACTTTTTTTGCTTCGCCAAAATAAGTAAGCAAAAAAAGGCGACCCCGGTTGTAGGTTTGCTGCGCAAACTTCCCTCATCTCCACGAATTTTAGCGGCGGGTGTGAACTCGCTGCGCTCAAACATAGCGCACCCTTCTCCCGCTAAAATCCGCTCCGATTCGGCTGCGCCAGGGGATGGGCTGAACGGATTTTTCGTTTCAAGTAGCTTAAACAAAATAACTTGTAAATGGCTGCGCTTTAATTTATACGAGCGCATATCTTCAGTTATTTAATTTCTTTGCTATATATTTCAGGCAGCCTCAATCATCTCCACCCCGCAACGGCTTGCGCTGCCAAAACGGCACCCGTGGCCGCAGCGGTTGCCACTGCAAAGGCTGCCCTTCTGCCAGCAACACACTGGCACCGCCCTGATTATCGGTGCGATACAGCGCCACCTGCCGCAGCGCCAGCAAATCCACCACTTGCGGATGCGGGTGCCGGTAGGCATTGGCAAAGCCGCTGGAAGCCACCGCCCACTCCGGCCTCACCCGGCGCAAAAATGCAGGCGAGCTGGACGTGCGGCTGCCGTGGTGCCCCAATATCAACACGTGGCTAAACACATCTTCACCGTATTCG contains:
- a CDS encoding carbon starvation CstA family protein; translation: MQQIKTWLLWALVVLTGVAAFTTLALNRGETVNAVWMITAAVSVYAIAYRFYSLYIAKNVMQLEARRMTPAERHNDGLDYVPTHKGVLFGHHFAAIAGAGPLVGPVLAAQMGYLPGTLWIIFGVVFAGAVQDMLVLFISMRRDGKSLGDIIKQEMGTVPGIIASIGILMIMVIILAVLALIVVKALTNSPWGTFTIAMTIPIALFMGIYSRYIRPGKIGEISVVGFVLLMAAIHFGGMVAQSAWAPMFTLTGVQLTWALIIYGFIAAVLPVWLLLTPRDYLSTFLKIGTIVALAVGILVVGPALQMPAVTKFVDGTGPVFSGNLFPFLFITIACGAVSGFHALISSGTTPKMIANETDVRMIGYGGMLMESFVAIMALAAAATLDPGIYFAMNSPAALLSTDVNHAAQVITQMGFAVSPDAINQMAVDVGENTILSRAGGAPTLAVGMAHIMHQFIGGKTMMAFWYHFALLFEALFILTAVDAGTRVCRFMIQDLVGIFIKPFANTESLPANLIGTFLAVALWGYFLYVGVTDPLGGINSLWPLFGIGNQMLAGVALITVAVVLVKMKRDRYVWVALVPALGLLLVTVTAGLQKIFHSKPAIGFLAHANKYQAAIANNEVLAPAKNIAQMQQIVFNDHINATLAGLFLVVVVTVAVFGLKVALKARKTGFATARETPPVYRDEVAPVISKGGAHG
- a CDS encoding trans-sulfuration enzyme family protein; its protein translation is MKFATEAIHTSYDHNQHNRAIMPPIYQNSMFCMHEIGEDIPYRYSRVANPTRKTLEDTIAALEHGVAGFAFASGMAGIDTIWRTFLRPGDTIVAVADIYGGAYDLLTEVYAQWGIKVIFADLTLPENLDAVLAAQPVKMLWLETPSNPLLRLVDIAALTQKAKAHGVLVGLDNTFATPYLQNPLDLGCDIVFHSATKYLCGHSDVLMGVAAVKDEAVAAPLRTMLMNTGAVAGPMDCALVLRGIKTLAVRMDRHQYNAAILAQRLQAHPAIEKVFYPGLPEHEHHALAQRQMRGFGGVVSVYLRQDSRAAANSVIKNLQLVQMASSLGGVESLVNHSASQSHSGMSRALKAQLGIREGLLRFSTGIEDIEDIWADINQALNTVC
- a CDS encoding carboxymuconolactone decarboxylase family protein, which codes for MFLDWKQHALMVKKAFGKLGGQHPKMLQAYQALGQAAEAEALDAKTRELISLAVAVTTRCESCISVHAEAAVKAGATNSEVAGALATAIALNAGAAYTYSLRAMEAVEAQRS
- the rclC gene encoding reactive chlorine resistance membrane protein RclC, giving the protein MHFYRDLINKIANSEQLGVHLCRIAIAVVFLWIGWLKFIPYEADSIVPFVANSPFMSWLYNDPANYLQYMNHEGALMPAHRLWHEANNTYGYSNGLGVVEIAFALLLLSHYISPKAGFVGALLCFLTPFVTYTFLIFTPETWVHGADAHTGFPYLSGAGRLVLKDIMMLACGFVAMVDSAKVIRKQGLRSPKAA
- the folE2 gene encoding GTP cyclohydrolase FolE2, whose product is MNAIADVQSSPDQRNMPINQVGIKDLRFPVAIQSDDGTQHTVARLTMTVYLPPEQKGTHMSRFVALMEQQTEPLSFTRLRALTEEMVALLESHSGKISVKFPYFRLKTAPISGIRSTLDYDVELSGEIKQGCYCHRLQVLVPVTSLCPCSKEISQYGAHNQRSHVTVSLSCNSEVSIEEVIDLVEAQASCQLYGLLKRPDEKYVTERAYDNPKFVEDMVRDIATALQADPRVGAFRVESENFESIHNHSAWAVIEQP
- a CDS encoding AraC family transcriptional regulator, translated to MILDKLLEYAQVSAAINMQCLVRGRWHLHNPAAPGRAYVHIVLSGTGVLARADAAPQRLYAGDLVFLPQGMAHSICDFNGQGEAAPLQMCRKGAWTLGSNAEGREDMGMLCGHFDYQPHSGLLEGWPPLVVVPWQQLPQLRAWVDLLQMEAALADEHSEGAASVINGLSLTLLAWLIRHCWQQPQWQNPPPGVLRARQDARLRPLLAAVMAEPAQVWTVDNMAAQVHLSRAQFMRVFQAALGQSPHQFVMQTRLRQAAVYLRQRSDSIVHIALAAGFQSETHFARVFKQQYRQTPRQYRLGLPEEG
- a CDS encoding phosphoglycolate phosphatase; its protein translation is MNPPALTWQQIHAIAFDLDGTLVDSIADLAAAANAMRTELGLPPLPQDTVAGYVGDGVATLVHRSLTDTPSSQADDALWQQGFVAFVRYYRDHLAVHTRAYPQVETALKLFKKHNLPLAVVTNKNEVLAVALLQQLSLLDYFSLVIGGDTLPEKKPSPQPLLHCAEVLGVAAENLLMVGDSANDILAAHAAGCPSVGVNWGYADMDALWQNPATRPNLVIGSLPEIYDRLYPKDPVH
- the recX gene encoding recombination regulator RecX, with the protein product MKPQPDLRQRALAILARREISRAELAQKLQQLSDNHAEINALLDELAERHWQSDTRYAEAYINSKARSHGNLRLQQALAAKGVDADTIRQHLPDADTQQQAAIAVLHKKFSHTPADMAEKHKQMRFLAYRGFDMHTIQAALKQAWAEEDE
- a CDS encoding YbdD/YjiX family protein, translated to MAKLWPRIRHYLGLLRQTGSLMVGIPDYDNYVAQQRRHNPHAPVMTQRQFLDYCHKRRCAGKGSRCC
- a CDS encoding DUF302 domain-containing protein; this encodes MNLTHLRRSLAIAGLAALPFTFAHAESAQPAMITLASSQNVDTTVANLSQAFTARGMTIFTVIDHQAAARAAGLDMQVAKVIVYGTPKAGTLLMQKDPHFALKLPLKVLVTENQQGQTEVVFESTRQLLQNSNITPAEVQNTLAQAEKLIANTVNAANQPAN